From Segatella copri, the proteins below share one genomic window:
- a CDS encoding lipoprotein signal peptidase: MEKTSKIKYGWLVTAMVVVLLVIDQIIKVYIKTHFCLGESVRVTDWFYIEFVENNGMAWGMSFIGKFWLSLLRLVAICALSIYLHRIIKRGTYRLLYIILVALVLTGAIGNMIDSIFYGLIFTGASPYYVSYLVPFGEGYAPVLMGKVVDMFRFPFFTYTWPEWFPFWGGQHGTFFDPVFNFADSCVSVGIISLLLFCRKELEALGGGDKEKKVKDTSFIETAEEKIKSQSQENKEDK, translated from the coding sequence ATGGAGAAAACAAGTAAAATTAAATACGGATGGCTCGTCACGGCAATGGTGGTTGTGCTTCTTGTTATCGATCAGATTATCAAGGTGTACATCAAGACCCATTTTTGCCTTGGCGAGTCTGTTCGTGTTACTGATTGGTTTTATATCGAATTTGTTGAGAACAACGGAATGGCTTGGGGTATGTCGTTTATCGGCAAGTTCTGGCTAAGTCTGTTGCGCCTGGTAGCCATCTGTGCGTTGAGCATTTATCTGCATCGCATCATTAAGCGTGGTACCTATCGCTTGTTATACATCATTTTGGTGGCGCTGGTTCTGACGGGTGCAATCGGCAATATGATTGATTCCATCTTCTACGGACTTATCTTCACCGGTGCTTCACCTTATTATGTATCTTATCTTGTGCCTTTCGGCGAGGGGTATGCACCCGTGCTCATGGGCAAGGTGGTTGATATGTTCCGCTTTCCGTTCTTCACCTATACATGGCCTGAATGGTTCCCTTTCTGGGGTGGACAGCATGGTACATTCTTCGATCCTGTATTCAATTTTGCAGATTCCTGTGTATCAGTCGGCATCATTTCTCTCTTGCTTTTCTGTAGAAAAGAACTGGAAGCTCTCGGAGGTGGTGATAAGGAGAAGAAGGTTAAAGATACTTCTTTTATTGAAACTGCTGAAGAAAAGATAAAGTCTCAATCTCAAGAAAATAAGGAGGACAAGTAA
- a CDS encoding NADH peroxidase encodes MKKKFICTVCGYIYEGTEAPEKCPICKAPASKFKEMEDAVDDDMTFATVHVLGQAYKDGVNEDVIKGLKDHFNGECGEVGMYLAMARQADREGYPEIAEAYKRYAYEEADHASRFAELLGEVLGDTKSNLEARIAAEKGACEDKFRIAKLAKEQGSDAIHDTVHEMAKDEARHCAGFAGLYKRYFK; translated from the coding sequence ATGAAGAAAAAGTTTATTTGCACCGTTTGCGGTTACATTTACGAAGGTACAGAAGCACCAGAGAAGTGCCCTATCTGCAAGGCTCCAGCCAGCAAGTTCAAAGAGATGGAAGATGCAGTAGATGACGATATGACATTTGCTACCGTTCACGTTCTCGGTCAGGCATATAAGGACGGCGTTAATGAAGACGTTATCAAGGGTTTGAAGGACCATTTCAATGGTGAGTGTGGCGAGGTAGGTATGTATCTTGCTATGGCACGCCAGGCAGATCGTGAAGGCTATCCAGAAATTGCAGAGGCTTACAAACGTTATGCCTATGAGGAGGCTGATCACGCTTCTCGTTTTGCAGAACTTCTCGGTGAGGTATTGGGTGATACCAAGAGCAATCTCGAGGCTCGTATTGCAGCAGAGAAGGGTGCTTGTGAGGATAAGTTCCGCATTGCCAAGCTTGCTAAGGAGCAGGGTTCAGATGCTATCCACGATACCGTTCATGAGATGGCTAAGGATGAAGCCCGCCACTGTGCAGGTTTTGCAGGTCTCTACAAGAGATACTTCAAGTAA
- a CDS encoding LolA-like putative outer membrane lipoprotein chaperone, producing the protein MKKILALAFVAMMSIGAMAQTAQQVLDKTAAVIGNKGGASANFKMSSSKYGSASGSIAIKGNKFNARTPQAIVWFNGKTQWTYLKKTNEVNVSTPTQAQQMSMNPYTFINIYKTGYKSTLKTAGSNYVVHLVANNQKRSVAEMYITINKKTHIPSVVKMRQGNTWSTITVSNFRAKSVSNSTFNFNSKECPGAEVIDLR; encoded by the coding sequence ATGAAAAAGATTTTAGCATTGGCTTTCGTTGCAATGATGAGCATCGGAGCCATGGCGCAGACTGCGCAACAGGTACTTGATAAGACCGCTGCCGTTATTGGCAACAAAGGTGGAGCTAGCGCCAACTTCAAGATGAGCAGTTCTAAGTATGGATCAGCAAGCGGCAGTATTGCCATCAAAGGCAACAAGTTTAACGCCCGTACCCCGCAAGCCATCGTCTGGTTCAACGGCAAGACCCAGTGGACTTATCTAAAGAAAACCAACGAGGTGAATGTCAGCACCCCTACACAGGCTCAGCAGATGTCCATGAACCCTTATACCTTTATTAATATATATAAGACTGGTTATAAGTCAACGCTCAAGACAGCAGGCAGTAACTATGTAGTACATCTCGTTGCCAATAACCAGAAACGTTCTGTAGCCGAAATGTATATCACCATCAACAAAAAGACACATATTCCATCAGTTGTCAAGATGCGACAGGGCAATACCTGGAGTACTATCACGGTAAGTAACTTCAGAGCCAAGAGCGTTTCTAACAGCACATTCAATTTCAACAGCAAGGAATGTCCAGGAGCTGAAGTCATCGACCTGAGATAA
- a CDS encoding dipeptidase gives MAVAMLGSVSEAEACTNFIVGKKASVDGSVMCSYSADDYGMFQNLCHFPAGKHAKGEMRKIYDWDTNKYHGEIPEAAETYNVIGNINEWQVTIGETTYGGREEMADSTGIMDYGSLIYVALQRSKSAREAIKVMTTLANTYGYNSEGETFTICDPNEAWIMEMMGKGPGSKGVVWVALRIPDNAVCAHANQSRIGKFNMKDKKNVMYAKDVVSFARSKGWYQGKDADFSWKMAYAKPDFSGRRFCDARAWALLNHFYDMSPYLDWALGKDPNAKDMPLWVVPNKKVSVADVEACMRDHYEGTPLSVADGTDIGGGIWQMPYRPTPLMFKVDGKQCFNERPVSTQQTGFVFVSQMRSWMPREIGGVLWFGNDDANMVAFTPMYCSSTVRPECYNTPGADAVNFSFKNAYWVCNMTSNMVYPRYSQMFPTLKEVRDSLDNSYFAAQPGVEAKAQELYAQNPQAAVKYLNDYGIEKAQQMLVRWQQLFQFMVVKYNDMIIKPTKKDGSFEKTPYGLGATPVRPGYPEKYAKELMKQTGDKFLVPETK, from the coding sequence ATGGCTGTGGCTATGTTGGGCAGTGTCTCTGAGGCTGAGGCATGTACCAACTTTATAGTAGGAAAAAAAGCATCGGTTGATGGATCTGTGATGTGTTCATATAGTGCCGATGATTATGGTATGTTCCAAAATCTCTGTCATTTTCCTGCCGGTAAGCATGCTAAGGGCGAGATGCGTAAGATTTACGATTGGGATACCAATAAATATCATGGTGAGATTCCGGAGGCTGCCGAGACTTATAATGTGATTGGCAATATCAATGAATGGCAGGTCACCATCGGTGAAACTACTTATGGTGGACGTGAGGAAATGGCTGATTCTACCGGTATCATGGACTATGGTTCACTCATCTATGTAGCTCTCCAGCGCAGTAAATCGGCACGTGAGGCTATCAAAGTGATGACCACCCTCGCTAATACTTACGGCTATAATTCAGAAGGCGAGACCTTTACCATCTGTGATCCGAACGAAGCTTGGATTATGGAGATGATGGGCAAGGGACCAGGCTCTAAGGGCGTGGTTTGGGTAGCTCTCCGTATTCCTGACAATGCAGTTTGTGCACATGCTAACCAGAGTCGCATCGGCAAGTTCAATATGAAGGATAAGAAAAACGTGATGTATGCCAAGGATGTCGTTTCTTTTGCTCGCAGTAAGGGATGGTATCAGGGCAAGGATGCTGATTTCTCATGGAAAATGGCATATGCTAAGCCTGATTTCTCAGGACGTCGTTTCTGCGATGCACGTGCTTGGGCTCTCTTGAATCATTTCTATGATATGAGTCCTTATCTTGATTGGGCTTTGGGTAAGGATCCTAATGCGAAGGATATGCCTCTCTGGGTGGTTCCAAACAAGAAGGTGAGTGTTGCTGATGTTGAGGCTTGCATGCGTGACCATTATGAGGGTACACCTCTTTCTGTTGCTGATGGCACTGATATCGGAGGTGGTATCTGGCAGATGCCTTACAGGCCAACTCCATTGATGTTTAAGGTGGATGGAAAGCAGTGCTTCAACGAACGTCCGGTCAGCACCCAGCAGACTGGTTTTGTTTTTGTTAGCCAGATGCGTTCATGGATGCCTAGAGAGATTGGCGGTGTTCTTTGGTTTGGTAATGATGATGCCAATATGGTAGCGTTCACACCAATGTACTGTTCTTCTACAGTTCGTCCTGAGTGTTATAACACACCGGGAGCAGATGCTGTAAACTTCAGTTTCAAGAATGCTTACTGGGTGTGCAATATGACCAGCAATATGGTTTATCCTCGTTACAGCCAGATGTTCCCAACTTTGAAGGAGGTGCGTGATAGTCTGGATAACAGCTATTTTGCTGCACAGCCAGGTGTTGAGGCTAAGGCTCAGGAACTGTATGCACAGAATCCACAGGCTGCAGTCAAGTATCTCAATGATTATGGTATTGAGAAGGCACAGCAGATGTTGGTGCGTTGGCAACAGCTCTTCCAGTTTATGGTAGTGAAGTATAATGACATGATTATCAAGCCAACCAAAAAAGATGGCAGTTTCGAGAAGACTCCTTATGGATTAGGTGCAACCCCAGTTCGTCCTGGGTATCCTGAGAAATATGCCAAGGAACTTATGAAGCAAACAGGAGACAAGTTCCTGGTTCCTGAAACAAAGTAA
- the nadC gene encoding carboxylating nicotinate-nucleotide diphosphorylase, which yields MLSVDQLEDKLIDLAFAEDIGDGDHTTLCCIPEDAMGKSHLLIKEDGVLAGVEMAKKVFARFDPTMKVEVLLQDGTHVKKGDIAMIVEGKTRSLLQTERLMLNIMQRMSGIATMTAKYVKRLEGTKTHILDTRKTTPGLRMLEKQAVKIGGGMNHRIGLFDMILLKDNHIDFAGGIDNAIDRCHAYLKEKGLDLKIEIEVRSFDELDQVLKHGGVNRIMLDNFSVPDTKKAVDIIAGKYETESSGGITYDTIRDYAEQGVDFISVGALTHSVKGLDMSFKACE from the coding sequence ATGTTAAGCGTAGATCAATTAGAAGACAAGTTGATAGACTTGGCATTTGCTGAGGATATCGGTGATGGCGACCACACAACTTTGTGTTGTATCCCAGAAGACGCCATGGGTAAGAGCCACTTGCTTATCAAGGAAGATGGCGTGTTGGCAGGTGTTGAAATGGCAAAGAAGGTATTTGCACGTTTCGATCCTACCATGAAGGTAGAAGTGTTGCTTCAGGATGGAACCCATGTTAAGAAGGGTGACATTGCAATGATTGTAGAGGGTAAGACCCGTTCTTTGCTCCAGACAGAGCGTTTGATGCTCAATATCATGCAGCGTATGAGTGGCATTGCTACCATGACTGCTAAGTATGTAAAGCGTCTTGAGGGTACAAAGACTCATATCCTTGATACCCGTAAGACAACTCCAGGTCTTCGCATGTTGGAGAAGCAGGCTGTGAAGATTGGTGGTGGTATGAACCACCGTATCGGTCTTTTTGATATGATTCTCTTGAAAGATAACCATATCGATTTCGCCGGTGGCATCGACAATGCTATCGACCGTTGCCATGCTTATCTGAAGGAGAAGGGCCTCGACCTGAAGATTGAAATCGAGGTTCGCAGTTTCGATGAACTTGACCAGGTATTGAAACATGGTGGTGTAAATCGTATCATGCTAGATAACTTCTCTGTGCCTGATACTAAGAAGGCAGTAGACATCATCGCAGGTAAGTATGAGACTGAGTCTTCTGGCGGTATCACTTACGATACCATCCGCGATTATGCAGAGCAGGGAGTTGATTTCATCTCTGTTGGTGCCTTGACACATAGTGTGAAGGGCTTGGATATGAGTTTCAAGGCTTGCGAATAA
- a CDS encoding DUF4296 domain-containing protein, with protein sequence MKKAFLYLCWIVTFCAAFASCKPSLPRDVLSKGKMTDILFDYHIALAMAQSEDGGSEKNSLAYREAVLKKHDVTSADFDSSMVYYMRHTELLHDVYKDLAERLDKEAVALGGNSAGNSDFDNLTAVGDTANIWKDATSMVFSPDEGFNSRSFKIEADTAFHKGDRFRLDFESQFIFQDGMRDGIALLAVQFKNDSVAQTVIHIQSAQHYSVELADNDSLGVKCIKGYFMLNEGGFSSDAGSLTTLKLMFVNKIRLIRMHPKKVAPVSSSAASSDSAKIDTARKTRIPGPSVPARPDGALAPPTSAPVPMPDKPIQMRSN encoded by the coding sequence ATGAAGAAAGCTTTTCTTTATCTCTGTTGGATAGTAACCTTTTGTGCAGCCTTCGCTTCTTGCAAGCCTTCGCTGCCAAGAGATGTGCTCTCTAAAGGAAAGATGACGGATATTCTCTTCGATTATCACATCGCTCTTGCTATGGCGCAGAGCGAAGACGGTGGTAGTGAGAAGAATAGTCTGGCTTATCGCGAGGCTGTACTGAAGAAACATGATGTCACCTCGGCAGACTTTGACAGTTCGATGGTTTATTATATGCGCCATACTGAATTGCTGCATGATGTGTATAAGGATTTGGCTGAAAGATTGGATAAAGAGGCTGTTGCATTGGGTGGAAACAGTGCAGGAAATAGTGATTTTGACAATCTTACTGCTGTTGGCGATACTGCCAATATCTGGAAGGATGCTACTTCGATGGTATTCTCGCCTGATGAGGGCTTCAACAGTCGCAGTTTTAAAATTGAAGCTGATACTGCTTTCCATAAGGGTGACCGGTTCCGTCTTGATTTCGAATCGCAGTTTATCTTCCAGGATGGTATGCGTGATGGTATCGCTTTGCTGGCTGTTCAGTTCAAAAACGATAGTGTGGCACAGACTGTAATTCATATTCAGAGTGCTCAGCACTATAGTGTAGAACTCGCTGATAATGATAGCCTTGGAGTCAAATGTATAAAGGGGTACTTTATGTTGAATGAGGGTGGCTTCAGTTCTGATGCCGGTTCTTTGACGACTCTTAAACTGATGTTTGTCAATAAGATTCGTCTCATCCGTATGCATCCTAAAAAGGTGGCACCGGTTTCTTCTTCTGCAGCATCTTCTGATTCGGCAAAAATAGATACTGCTCGTAAGACCCGTATACCAGGTCCGAGTGTTCCAGCACGTCCGGATGGAGCTTTGGCGCCTCCGACCAGTGCACCGGTTCCTATGCCTGATAAACCTATTCAGATGAGGAGTAATTAG
- a CDS encoding Fur family transcriptional regulator: protein MKQTEAYQRLVEKGIRPSLQRIAIMDWLIKHPTHPTIEDVYKGLAESIPTLSKTTVYNTLRMLSEHNAAQMITIDEHRVCYDGNIKSHVHFYCRNCGKVIDFFGEPAPKVEPGKEIEGNIILEEQLYYRGICAECAKKGVKSPLTETVH from the coding sequence ATGAAGCAGACAGAAGCCTATCAAAGACTCGTGGAGAAAGGTATCCGACCATCACTCCAGCGTATTGCCATTATGGATTGGCTCATCAAGCATCCCACTCATCCAACTATCGAGGATGTGTACAAAGGATTAGCCGAGAGTATCCCAACATTGAGCAAGACAACCGTTTACAACACACTCAGAATGTTGAGTGAGCACAATGCGGCTCAGATGATCACAATCGATGAACATCGCGTATGTTATGATGGAAATATTAAAAGCCACGTTCATTTCTATTGCAGAAATTGTGGCAAGGTAATTGACTTTTTCGGCGAACCAGCTCCAAAAGTGGAACCAGGAAAGGAAATTGAAGGAAACATCATATTGGAAGAACAGCTCTACTACAGAGGAATCTGTGCAGAATGCGCTAAAAAAGGCGTAAAGTCGCCTCTCACAGAGACTGTTCACTAA
- a CDS encoding TraR/DksA family transcriptional regulator yields the protein MANEKLRYSDQELEEFRAIIDEKLKVAKQTYHDCMAQLNHSDSNDVVDTSPTYKALEEGSEAQSKEEIIQMAQRQQKFIKGLEAALVRIQNKTYGIDRETGELIPKERLRAVPHATLSVASKEARKK from the coding sequence ATGGCTAACGAAAAACTACGTTATAGCGATCAGGAGCTCGAGGAGTTCCGCGCTATCATTGATGAGAAATTGAAGGTGGCAAAGCAGACTTATCATGATTGCATGGCTCAGCTGAACCACTCAGACAGTAATGATGTGGTAGATACATCACCAACCTACAAGGCTCTTGAAGAGGGTAGTGAAGCACAAAGCAAGGAAGAAATCATCCAGATGGCTCAGCGTCAGCAGAAGTTCATCAAGGGATTGGAAGCAGCTTTGGTTCGTATCCAGAACAAGACCTATGGTATTGACCGCGAAACTGGTGAGTTGATTCCTAAGGAGCGTTTGCGTGCTGTACCTCATGCCACTTTGAGTGTAGCTTCTAAGGAGGCTAGAAAAAAGTAA
- the ileS gene encoding isoleucine--tRNA ligase has translation MAKKFAEHNGLNLTQTNNDVLAAWEKNDIFHKSIDEREGCPQFIFFEGPPSANGHPGIHHVLARSIKDTFNRYKTMKGFQVHRKAGWDTHGLPVELGVEKELGITKKDIDNKASEKYISTEDYNHKCRENVMKFTAEWRELTEKMGYFVDLDHPYITYDNKYIETLWWLLKQLYNKGLLYKGYTIQPYSPGAGTGLSSHELNQPGCYRDVKDLTTTAQFLIKDPKAEWTKWGKPYFIAWTTTPWTLPSNVALCVGPKIDYVAIETYNLYNGEPMTLVMAEALVGSYLKADQECKEGDLLPFDKEKKQCPWRIIDHMKGTDLEGMHYEQLLPWVKPCEKVDLFAPAFVTEYAAAHPEKVFASEDGRDQFVEMESEAFRVILGDYVTTDDGTGIVHIAPTFGADDAKVAKDANIPALYLINKKGETRPMVDLQGKFYLIEDLDDNFVSACVNKEAYAHHAGDYVKNAYDPQFNVDGVWDKKASDKAEDLNIVLCYELKQEGKAFKSEKHVHNYPHCWRTDKPILYYPLDSWFIKDTARKERMVELNKTINWQPESTGTGRFGNWLENLNDWNLSRSRFWGTPLPIWRDENRGEKCIGSLEELYAEIEKSVAAGIMQSNPLKENGFVPGDYSQENYDKIDLHRPYVDKIVLVNEEGKPMYRESDLIDVWFDSGSMPYAQLHYPFEGEMARGTEADRDALIHSTYEGYAIPPKFYPADFINEGVDQTRGWFFTLHAIATMVFDSVAFKNVISSGLVLDAKGNKMSKHVGNVTNPFEMIDKYGADPVRFYMMTNSEPWDNLKFDPNGVDETRRKFFGTLYNTYSFFALYANVDGFDAEAAQVPFEKRPEIDRWILSSLNTLIKGVDRELAGYDPTRAGRLIDAFVNDDLSNWYVRLNRKRFWGKEMSEDKLSAYQTLYTCLMTVAKLLAPFAPFYADELYHDLGGELESVHLDKFPVADEAAIDADLEERMAIAQKITSMVLALRRKVNIKVRQPLQQIMIPAVDDVQKAHIEAVAGLLKNEVNVKEVNFIEGQGILVKKVKCNFRVMGKKFGKLMKGVAAQMAALDQDQIAAFEKAGNITLNIDGQEAVVEVADVEIISEDIPGWLVSNEGNLTVALEVELTPELKKEGMARELINRIQNLRKETGLEITDRINVTVAPNEETDAAIEAFADYIKGQVLADSIEIGDNAGVETEFDDFKLNILVEKN, from the coding sequence ATGGCTAAGAAATTTGCCGAGCACAACGGTCTGAATTTGACTCAGACAAACAATGACGTACTAGCAGCGTGGGAGAAAAATGATATCTTCCACAAGTCTATCGACGAGCGTGAAGGCTGCCCTCAGTTTATCTTCTTCGAGGGACCTCCATCAGCTAATGGCCACCCGGGTATTCACCACGTGTTGGCACGTAGTATCAAGGATACATTCAACAGATACAAGACGATGAAGGGATTCCAGGTTCACCGCAAGGCGGGATGGGATACCCACGGACTCCCTGTTGAACTCGGTGTCGAGAAGGAACTCGGCATCACCAAGAAGGATATCGACAACAAGGCTTCAGAGAAGTATATCTCTACAGAGGATTACAACCACAAGTGCCGCGAGAACGTGATGAAGTTCACCGCTGAGTGGCGCGAGTTGACCGAGAAGATGGGTTACTTCGTAGATCTCGATCATCCTTATATCACCTACGATAACAAGTATATCGAGACTCTCTGGTGGCTCCTCAAGCAGCTCTACAACAAGGGTCTGCTCTACAAGGGTTACACCATCCAGCCATACTCTCCAGGCGCAGGTACAGGTTTGAGCTCTCACGAGTTGAACCAGCCTGGATGCTATCGCGATGTAAAGGACCTCACCACCACAGCCCAGTTCCTCATCAAGGATCCTAAGGCTGAGTGGACCAAGTGGGGCAAGCCATACTTCATCGCATGGACCACTACACCTTGGACTTTGCCATCAAACGTGGCTCTCTGTGTGGGTCCTAAGATCGACTATGTAGCCATCGAGACTTACAACCTCTACAATGGCGAGCCTATGACACTCGTGATGGCTGAGGCGCTGGTAGGTTCATATCTGAAGGCAGACCAGGAGTGCAAGGAGGGCGATCTCCTGCCATTCGACAAGGAGAAGAAGCAGTGCCCATGGCGCATTATCGACCACATGAAGGGTACAGACCTCGAAGGCATGCACTACGAGCAGCTCCTGCCATGGGTAAAGCCATGCGAGAAGGTTGATCTCTTCGCACCGGCTTTCGTTACAGAATATGCTGCTGCTCATCCTGAGAAGGTGTTCGCTTCTGAGGATGGTCGCGATCAGTTCGTCGAGATGGAGAGTGAGGCTTTCCGCGTAATCCTCGGCGACTACGTTACTACCGATGACGGTACAGGTATCGTGCACATCGCTCCTACATTCGGTGCCGATGATGCCAAGGTGGCTAAGGATGCCAACATCCCAGCCCTCTACCTTATTAATAAGAAGGGTGAGACCCGCCCAATGGTTGACTTGCAGGGTAAGTTCTATCTCATCGAAGACCTCGATGACAACTTCGTAAGCGCTTGCGTCAACAAGGAGGCATACGCTCATCACGCAGGCGACTACGTGAAGAATGCCTACGACCCACAGTTTAATGTGGATGGTGTTTGGGACAAGAAGGCTTCTGATAAGGCTGAAGACCTGAACATCGTACTCTGCTACGAACTGAAGCAGGAGGGCAAGGCTTTCAAGAGCGAGAAGCACGTGCACAACTATCCTCACTGCTGGCGTACCGACAAGCCTATCCTCTATTATCCATTGGATAGCTGGTTTATCAAGGATACAGCCCGCAAGGAGCGCATGGTAGAACTCAACAAGACCATCAACTGGCAGCCTGAGAGCACCGGTACTGGCCGTTTCGGCAACTGGCTCGAAAACCTGAACGACTGGAACCTTTCACGTTCCCGCTTCTGGGGTACTCCATTGCCAATCTGGCGTGACGAGAACCGTGGCGAGAAGTGTATCGGCAGTCTTGAGGAACTCTATGCTGAAATCGAGAAGTCTGTGGCTGCCGGTATCATGCAGAGCAACCCATTGAAGGAGAATGGTTTCGTTCCTGGCGACTACAGTCAGGAGAACTATGATAAGATTGACCTCCACCGTCCATACGTTGACAAGATTGTATTGGTTAACGAGGAGGGCAAGCCAATGTATCGTGAGAGCGACCTCATCGACGTTTGGTTCGATTCTGGTTCAATGCCTTACGCCCAGCTCCACTACCCATTCGAGGGTGAGATGGCCCGTGGCACAGAGGCAGACCGCGATGCACTCATCCACAGCACCTATGAGGGATATGCTATTCCTCCTAAGTTCTATCCAGCCGACTTCATCAATGAGGGCGTGGATCAGACCCGTGGATGGTTCTTCACCCTGCACGCCATCGCTACCATGGTATTCGATAGCGTAGCCTTCAAGAACGTAATCTCTTCTGGTCTCGTTCTCGATGCCAAGGGTAACAAGATGAGTAAGCACGTGGGTAACGTGACTAACCCATTCGAGATGATTGACAAGTATGGTGCCGATCCTGTTCGTTTCTATATGATGACCAACAGCGAGCCTTGGGACAACCTCAAGTTCGACCCTAATGGTGTGGACGAGACCCGCCGTAAGTTCTTCGGTACCTTATATAATACCTACAGCTTCTTCGCCCTCTATGCTAATGTAGATGGTTTCGATGCAGAGGCTGCTCAGGTGCCATTCGAGAAGCGCCCAGAGATTGACCGCTGGATTCTCTCTTCACTCAATACCCTCATCAAGGGCGTTGACAGAGAGTTGGCTGGCTATGATCCAACCCGCGCAGGCCGTCTCATCGATGCATTCGTCAACGATGACCTCTCTAACTGGTACGTTCGTCTGAACCGTAAACGTTTCTGGGGTAAGGAGATGAGCGAGGATAAGCTGAGTGCTTACCAGACTCTCTATACCTGCCTGATGACAGTGGCTAAGCTGCTGGCACCATTCGCTCCATTCTATGCAGACGAGTTGTATCACGACTTGGGCGGCGAGTTGGAGAGCGTACATCTCGATAAGTTCCCAGTAGCTGATGAAGCTGCTATCGATGCCGACCTGGAGGAGCGTATGGCCATCGCCCAGAAGATTACTTCTATGGTATTGGCATTGCGTCGCAAGGTGAACATCAAGGTTCGTCAGCCACTCCAGCAGATCATGATTCCTGCAGTAGATGATGTACAGAAGGCACACATCGAGGCAGTAGCAGGACTGTTGAAGAACGAGGTGAACGTGAAGGAGGTTAACTTCATTGAGGGTCAGGGCATTCTCGTAAAGAAGGTGAAGTGTAACTTTAGAGTGATGGGTAAGAAGTTCGGCAAGCTGATGAAGGGTGTTGCAGCCCAGATGGCAGCACTCGATCAGGACCAGATTGCAGCCTTCGAGAAGGCAGGCAACATCACATTGAATATCGACGGACAGGAAGCCGTGGTAGAGGTAGCCGACGTGGAGATTATCTCTGAGGATATTCCAGGATGGCTCGTTTCTAACGAGGGCAATCTGACCGTAGCGCTTGAGGTAGAGTTGACTCCTGAATTGAAGAAGGAGGGTATGGCTCGTGAGTTGATCAACCGTATCCAGAACCTCCGCAAGGAGACCGGTCTGGAGATTACCGACCGCATCAACGTAACTGTGGCTCCTAATGAGGAGACTGACGCAGCCATCGAGGCATTCGCCGACTACATCAAGGGTCAGGTATTGGCAGACAGCATCGAAATCGGCGACAACGCAGGTGTTGAGACCGAGTTTGATGACTTTAAGTTAAACATTCTCGTAGAGAAGAATTAA